Proteins encoded by one window of Superficieibacter sp. HKU1:
- the cysJ gene encoding NADPH-dependent assimilatory sulfite reductase flavoprotein subunit, with amino-acid sequence MTTQAPPSALLPLNPEQLARLQAATTDLTPTQLAWVSGYFWGVLNQQPGAAVAAPAPVAETTTITLLSASQTGNARRVAEALRDDLLAAKLNVNLVNAGDYKFKQIVNEKLLVVVASTQGEGEPPEEAVALHKFLTSKKAPKLENTAFAVFGLGDTSYEFFCQCGKDFDGRLAELGGERLLDRVDADVEYQNAAAEWRARVVEILKARVPKETPAQAAATAAGAVNEVHSSPYTKEAPLAAALSVNQKITGRNSEKDVRHIEIDLGDSGLRYQPGDALGVWYQNDPALVNELIELLWLKGDEPVTVDGKTLPLAEALQWHFELTVNTANIVENYATLSRSEALLPLAGDKAQLQHYAAITPIVDMVRFSPAQLDAQTLIDLLRPLTPRLYSIASAQAEAENEVHVTVGVVRYEVEGRARAGGASSFLADRVEDEGEVRIFIEHNDNFRLPANPETPVIMIGPGTGIAPFRAFMQQRAADEAPGKNWLFFGNPHFTEDFLYQVEWQRYVKEGVLSRIDLAWSRDQKEKIYVQDKLREQGAELWRWINDGAHIYVCGDANRMAKDVEQALLEVIAEFGGMDLESADEYLSELRVERRYQRDVY; translated from the coding sequence ATGACGACACAGGCCCCACCTTCCGCTTTGCTTCCGCTAAACCCGGAGCAACTGGCGCGCCTCCAGGCGGCCACGACCGATTTAACCCCGACCCAGCTTGCCTGGGTGTCCGGCTATTTTTGGGGCGTGCTAAATCAGCAGCCCGGCGCTGCCGTCGCGGCACCTGCTCCGGTCGCAGAAACCACCACCATTACCCTGCTCTCAGCGTCGCAGACCGGCAATGCCCGCCGCGTAGCGGAAGCACTGCGTGACGATCTGCTGGCAGCCAAACTTAACGTTAACCTGGTCAACGCGGGCGACTATAAATTCAAACAAATCGTCAATGAAAAACTGCTGGTTGTCGTTGCCTCCACGCAGGGGGAAGGGGAGCCGCCGGAGGAAGCGGTAGCTCTGCATAAATTCCTGACCTCCAAAAAAGCGCCGAAGCTGGAGAATACCGCCTTTGCGGTCTTTGGTCTTGGCGACACCTCTTATGAATTCTTTTGTCAGTGCGGGAAAGATTTTGACGGAAGGCTGGCGGAACTGGGCGGTGAACGTCTGCTGGACCGCGTTGATGCTGACGTCGAGTACCAAAATGCCGCCGCCGAATGGCGCGCGCGGGTGGTTGAGATCCTGAAAGCCCGCGTACCGAAAGAGACGCCAGCACAGGCCGCCGCCACGGCAGCCGGCGCGGTGAATGAGGTTCACTCCAGCCCCTATACTAAAGAAGCGCCGCTGGCGGCGGCGCTCTCGGTGAATCAAAAAATCACCGGGCGCAACTCGGAAAAAGACGTTCGCCATATTGAAATCGACCTCGGGGATTCTGGTCTGCGCTATCAGCCGGGCGACGCGCTCGGCGTCTGGTATCAAAACGATCCTGCGCTGGTCAATGAACTGATCGAACTGCTGTGGCTGAAGGGCGATGAGCCGGTCACGGTGGACGGTAAAACGCTGCCGCTGGCCGAAGCATTGCAGTGGCATTTTGAACTGACGGTTAACACGGCCAATATCGTTGAGAACTACGCGACGCTTTCACGCAGTGAGGCATTGCTGCCGCTGGCCGGCGACAAAGCGCAGCTTCAGCACTACGCGGCTATCACGCCGATTGTCGATATGGTGCGTTTTTCCCCTGCGCAACTGGATGCCCAGACCCTGATCGATCTGCTGCGTCCGCTGACGCCGCGCCTGTATTCCATCGCTTCTGCTCAGGCGGAAGCTGAAAACGAAGTTCACGTTACCGTTGGCGTCGTGCGCTACGAAGTGGAAGGCCGTGCCCGTGCGGGTGGCGCTTCCAGTTTCCTCGCCGATCGTGTTGAAGACGAGGGCGAAGTGCGGATCTTTATCGAGCATAACGATAACTTCCGCCTGCCTGCAAATCCTGAAACGCCGGTGATCATGATTGGCCCCGGTACCGGTATCGCGCCGTTCCGCGCCTTTATGCAGCAGCGCGCCGCCGATGAAGCGCCGGGTAAAAACTGGCTGTTTTTTGGTAATCCCCATTTCACCGAAGATTTTCTCTATCAGGTGGAATGGCAGCGCTACGTTAAAGAGGGCGTGCTGAGCCGTATCGATCTGGCCTGGTCTCGTGACCAAAAAGAAAAAATATACGTACAAGATAAACTGCGCGAACAGGGCGCAGAGCTGTGGCGCTGGATAAACGATGGTGCCCATATTTATGTCTGCGGCGACGCCAATCGTATGGCGAAAGACGTTGAGCAGGCTTTGCTGGAAGTGATAGCTGAATTCGGCGGCATGGACCTCGAATCGGCGGACGAATATTTAAGTGAGCTGCGCGTTGAGCGCCGTTATCAGCGAGATGTCTACTAA
- a CDS encoding PTS transporter subunit EIIC: protein MMTLFSGASSGGWFEKAQRFGKSFMLPIAVLPAAGLLLGIGGALSNPNTLTAYPFLDVGWLQAIFTIMSSAGAIVFANLSVLFAVGVAVGLAKTDKGTAGLAALLAFLVMNATINALLTLTGDLAQANPGAVGQGMVLGIQTLETGVFGGVVIGLVTCALHHRFNKIALPQFLGFFGGSRFVPIISSLAAIVVGAIMTVVWPHFQKLIFGLGGLVDATGYLGTLLYGFILRMLGPFGLHHIFYLPFWTTALGGSEIVNGQLVEGTQRIFFAQLADPHTQQFYVGTSRFMSGRFITMMFGLIGACLAMYHTAKPENKKRVAGLLLSAALTSFLTGITEPIEFSFLFVAPVLYVIHAFFDGLAFMLAHILHITIGQTFSGGFIDFILFGILQGEAKTHWLYVPMVGIPWFFLYYFTFRFLITRFNFLTPGREKQETETVSVSGSERAQAIVAALGGQGNLEEVDCCATRLRITVKESGKVDEAALKATGARGVILRGNGVQVIYGPHVTIIKNEIEEMLVG, encoded by the coding sequence ATGATGACCCTTTTTAGCGGAGCCTCTTCCGGAGGCTGGTTTGAAAAAGCGCAGCGGTTTGGTAAATCCTTTATGCTGCCGATTGCGGTATTACCCGCGGCGGGGCTGCTGCTCGGTATCGGCGGCGCGCTGTCGAACCCGAATACCCTGACGGCTTATCCTTTCCTTGACGTGGGCTGGCTACAGGCCATTTTCACCATCATGAGCAGCGCTGGCGCGATTGTCTTTGCCAACTTATCGGTCTTGTTTGCGGTTGGGGTCGCAGTCGGTCTGGCAAAAACGGATAAGGGCACGGCAGGGCTGGCGGCTTTGCTGGCTTTTCTGGTGATGAATGCCACCATTAACGCGCTGTTGACGCTGACGGGAGACCTGGCGCAAGCCAATCCCGGCGCGGTCGGGCAGGGCATGGTACTGGGAATTCAGACCCTGGAGACCGGCGTTTTTGGCGGCGTGGTCATTGGTCTGGTGACCTGCGCTCTGCACCATCGGTTTAATAAAATCGCTCTGCCGCAGTTTCTCGGTTTCTTCGGTGGCTCGCGATTTGTGCCGATCATTAGTTCGCTGGCGGCGATTGTCGTCGGAGCGATCATGACAGTGGTCTGGCCGCACTTTCAGAAACTGATTTTTGGTCTCGGCGGGTTGGTGGATGCCACGGGGTATCTGGGCACGCTGCTGTATGGCTTTATCCTGCGCATGCTTGGCCCGTTCGGCCTGCATCATATCTTCTATCTGCCATTCTGGACCACAGCCCTCGGCGGCAGCGAAATCGTCAATGGCCAGCTGGTCGAAGGCACCCAGCGGATTTTCTTTGCCCAGCTTGCCGATCCACATACGCAGCAGTTTTACGTTGGTACGTCGCGCTTTATGTCCGGCCGCTTTATCACCATGATGTTTGGCCTGATCGGTGCCTGCCTGGCGATGTACCACACTGCGAAGCCTGAAAATAAAAAGCGCGTGGCCGGGCTGCTGCTGTCGGCGGCGCTGACCTCGTTCCTGACCGGCATTACGGAGCCTATCGAGTTTTCGTTCCTGTTTGTCGCCCCGGTGCTGTACGTCATTCACGCCTTTTTTGACGGGCTGGCGTTTATGCTGGCGCATATTCTGCACATCACTATCGGGCAAACCTTCTCCGGCGGATTTATCGACTTCATCCTGTTCGGCATTTTGCAGGGCGAAGCGAAAACCCACTGGCTGTATGTGCCGATGGTGGGGATCCCGTGGTTCTTCCTCTACTACTTCACCTTCCGCTTTTTGATTACCCGTTTTAATTTCCTGACGCCAGGACGTGAAAAACAGGAGACCGAAACGGTAAGCGTCAGTGGCAGTGAACGTGCTCAGGCGATTGTGGCCGCGCTGGGCGGACAGGGGAATCTGGAAGAGGTGGATTGCTGCGCGACGCGCCTGCGGATCACGGTGAAAGAGAGTGGAAAAGTCGATGAGGCTGCGCTCAAAGCCACGGGCGCACGCGGTGTGATCCTGCGCGGTAATGGCGTGCAGGTCATTTACGGTCCGCACGTAACGATTATTAAAAACGAAATTGAAGAGATGCTGGTGGGATGA
- the pyrG gene encoding CTP synthase (glutamine hydrolyzing), with protein MTTNYIFVTGGVVSSLGKGIAAASLAAILEARGLNVTMMKLDPYINVDPGTMSPIQHGEVFVTEDGAETDLDLGHYERFIRTKMSRRNNFTTGRIYSDVLRKERRGDYLGATVQVIPHITNAIKERVLEGGEGHDVVLVEIGGTVGDIESLPFLEAIRQLAVDIGREHALFMHLTLVPYMAAAGEVKTKPTQHSVKELLSIGIQPDILICRSDRAVPANERAKIALFCNVAEKAVISLKDVDSIYKIPGLLKSQGLDDYICKRFSLNCPEANLSEWEQVLYEESNPAGEVTIGMVGKYIELPDAYKSVIEALKHGGLKNRVSVNIKLIDSQDVETRGVEILKGLDAILIPGGFGYRGVEGMITTAGYARENNIPYLGICLGMQVALIEFARNVAGMDNANSTEFVPDCKYPVVALITEWRDEDGNVEVRSEKSDLGGTMRVGAQACQLTDDSLVRKLYGASTITERHRHRYEVNNMLLKPIEAAGLRIAGRSGDDQLVEIIEVPNHPWFVAGQFHPEFTSTPRDGHPLFSGFVKAASEYQKRQVK; from the coding sequence ATGACAACGAACTATATTTTTGTGACCGGCGGGGTCGTTTCCTCTCTGGGTAAAGGCATTGCCGCAGCCTCCCTCGCAGCCATCTTAGAAGCCCGTGGCCTTAACGTGACCATGATGAAACTGGATCCGTACATCAACGTCGATCCGGGTACCATGAGTCCTATCCAGCACGGGGAAGTGTTCGTTACCGAAGACGGCGCTGAAACCGATCTGGACCTTGGCCACTATGAGCGTTTCATCCGTACCAAGATGAGCCGCCGCAATAACTTCACTACCGGCCGTATTTACTCCGACGTTCTGCGTAAAGAACGCCGTGGCGACTACCTCGGCGCAACCGTTCAGGTTATCCCGCACATCACCAATGCCATTAAAGAACGCGTGCTGGAAGGCGGCGAAGGGCATGACGTGGTGCTGGTTGAAATCGGCGGTACGGTGGGCGATATCGAATCGCTGCCGTTCCTCGAAGCGATTCGTCAGCTGGCGGTTGATATTGGTCGTGAACACGCGCTGTTTATGCACCTGACGCTGGTGCCGTATATGGCCGCCGCCGGGGAAGTCAAAACCAAACCGACGCAGCACTCCGTTAAAGAACTGCTCTCTATCGGTATTCAGCCGGATATCCTGATTTGCCGCTCCGATCGCGCCGTCCCGGCCAACGAACGTGCAAAAATTGCTTTGTTCTGTAACGTCGCTGAAAAGGCCGTTATTTCCCTGAAAGATGTCGATTCCATTTATAAAATCCCGGGCCTGTTGAAATCACAGGGGCTGGACGATTATATTTGTAAACGATTCAGCCTGAACTGTCCGGAAGCAAACTTGTCTGAGTGGGAACAGGTTCTCTATGAAGAGTCCAACCCGGCAGGCGAAGTCACCATTGGTATGGTCGGCAAGTACATTGAACTGCCGGATGCCTATAAGTCGGTGATCGAAGCGCTGAAGCACGGTGGCCTGAAGAATCGCGTCTCCGTTAACATCAAGCTGATTGATTCGCAGGATGTTGAAACGCGTGGTGTTGAGATCCTGAAAGGGCTTGATGCGATCCTGATCCCCGGCGGCTTCGGCTACCGTGGCGTAGAAGGAATGATTACCACCGCAGGTTATGCGCGTGAGAACAATATCCCTTATCTTGGCATTTGCCTGGGTATGCAGGTTGCGCTGATTGAATTTGCGCGTAACGTGGCAGGCATGGACAACGCCAACTCAACGGAATTTGTGCCAGACTGTAAGTACCCGGTCGTGGCGCTGATCACCGAGTGGCGTGATGAAGATGGTAACGTTGAAGTTCGTTCTGAAAAGAGCGATCTGGGTGGCACTATGCGCGTGGGCGCGCAGGCTTGCCAGCTTACGGATGACAGCCTGGTGCGCAAGCTGTACGGCGCATCGACCATTACTGAACGCCATCGTCACCGTTACGAAGTCAACAACATGCTGTTGAAACCTATTGAAGCTGCGGGCCTGCGCATTGCGGGCCGTTCCGGTGATGATCAGTTAGTCGAGATCATTGAGGTGCCGAACCATCCGTGGTTTGTCGCTGGCCAGTTCCATCCGGAATTTACTTCAACGCCGCGTGATGGGCATCCGCTGTTTTCGGGGTTTGTGAAAGCCGCCAGCGAATACCAGAAGCGTCAGGTGAAGTAA
- a CDS encoding N-acetylmannosamine-6-phosphate 2-epimerase has translation MKTMLEQIKGKLVVSCQALDNEPLHSPFIMSRMALAAQQGGAAGIRANSVADIEAISAQVDLPIIGIIKRDYADSEVFITATLREIDELMTVAPQMIALDATQRPRPADATLAGLVTQIRERYPRVQLMADIASVEEAAIAAELGFDCIGTTLYGYTAGSTGHKLAENDCAFLRAVLNAVSVPVIAEGNVDTPELAARCLQLGAHAVVVGGAITRPQQIAARFAAAIVQQGANRT, from the coding sequence ATGAAAACGATGTTAGAGCAAATCAAAGGCAAACTGGTGGTTTCCTGTCAGGCGCTGGATAACGAGCCGCTGCACAGTCCGTTTATCATGTCGCGCATGGCGCTGGCGGCGCAGCAAGGCGGGGCGGCGGGCATTCGTGCCAATAGTGTGGCGGATATTGAGGCGATCAGCGCGCAGGTCGATTTGCCGATCATTGGCATTATCAAGCGCGACTATGCCGACAGTGAGGTTTTCATCACCGCAACGCTACGTGAAATCGACGAATTGATGACGGTGGCTCCGCAGATGATTGCGCTCGACGCCACGCAACGTCCACGTCCGGCTGACGCAACGCTGGCCGGACTGGTGACGCAAATCCGTGAACGTTATCCGCGGGTTCAACTGATGGCGGATATCGCAAGCGTTGAAGAAGCTGCCATCGCCGCAGAGCTTGGCTTCGATTGTATTGGCACCACGCTATATGGTTATACGGCTGGATCCACCGGACATAAGCTGGCGGAAAACGACTGTGCATTTTTGCGGGCGGTGCTCAATGCCGTTTCCGTTCCGGTTATTGCAGAAGGCAATGTTGATACCCCGGAACTGGCCGCGCGTTGCCTGCAACTTGGTGCACATGCGGTAGTGGTCGGCGGGGCAATCACGCGTCCGCAGCAGATCGCCGCGCGTTTTGCAGCGGCGATAGTGCAACAGGGCGCGAATCGTACATGA
- a CDS encoding MurR/RpiR family transcriptional regulator, with product MAENENVLLRLRQSVSGYSPTQQKLGEYVLTDPSRVLYLTITELARESETSEASVTRLCRALGCKGYTEFKMALALDVQRSQAPRSQGDEIDNLVDESVQALRDTAKLLDRSVLEQAALALHEARSVQIYGVAASAIIGDYLHYKLLRLGKSGQLFSDMHRAAMSATALGGEDVVVAISSSGSTRDLLHVVKLARKRGAKVLTISNTPRSPLASLSDILLVAAKPEGPLSAGALNAKVGAMLLVELAITSLMSLDTRYGDSSQQTASATLPLLL from the coding sequence ATGGCTGAAAATGAAAATGTGCTGCTCAGGCTTCGGCAAAGCGTATCGGGCTACAGTCCGACGCAGCAAAAACTGGGAGAGTACGTTCTGACCGATCCGTCACGGGTGCTCTATCTGACGATCACCGAACTGGCGCGGGAGAGTGAAACCAGCGAGGCGAGCGTTACCCGGCTGTGCCGTGCGTTGGGCTGCAAGGGATACACTGAATTTAAAATGGCGCTGGCGCTGGATGTGCAGCGCTCGCAGGCTCCCCGCTCGCAGGGCGATGAAATCGATAATCTGGTTGATGAGTCAGTGCAGGCGTTACGCGACACGGCAAAATTACTGGATCGCAGCGTGCTGGAACAGGCGGCGCTGGCGCTGCACGAGGCACGCTCGGTTCAGATCTACGGCGTCGCCGCGAGCGCGATTATTGGCGACTATCTGCATTATAAGCTGCTGCGCCTCGGGAAATCAGGCCAGCTATTCAGCGACATGCACCGTGCGGCAATGAGCGCCACCGCGCTCGGCGGTGAGGATGTCGTCGTCGCGATCTCCAGTTCTGGCTCGACGCGTGACCTGTTGCATGTCGTGAAGCTGGCGCGTAAACGCGGGGCCAAAGTGCTGACGATCAGCAACACGCCGCGTAGCCCGCTGGCATCACTCAGCGATATTTTGCTGGTGGCAGCAAAACCGGAAGGACCGTTAAGCGCGGGCGCGCTCAACGCCAAAGTAGGAGCGATGCTGCTGGTAGAGCTGGCCATCACGTCATTAATGTCGCTTGATACGCGCTACGGTGACAGCAGCCAGCAAACGGCCAGCGCGACGCTACCGCTGCTTTTATAG
- the eno gene encoding phosphopyruvate hydratase, which yields MSKIVKVIGREIIDSRGNPTVEAEVHLEGGFVGMAAAPSGASTGSREALELRDGDKSRFMGKGVTKAVAAVNGPIAQAVLGKDAKDQAGIDKIMIDLDGTENKSNFGANAILAVSLANAKAAAAAKGLPLYAHIAELNGTPGKYSMPVPMMNIINGGEHADNNVDIQEFMIQPVGAKSLKEAVRMGSEVFHNLAKVLKAKGMNTAVGDEGGYAPNLGSNAEALAVIAEAVKAAGYELGKDITLAMDCAASEFYKDGKYVLAGEGNKAFTSEEFTHFLEELTKQYPIVSIEDGLDESDWTGFAYQTKVLGDKIQLVGDDLFVTNTKILKEGIEKGIVNSILIKFNQIGSLTETLAAIKMAKDAGYTAVISHRSGETEDATIADLAVGTAAGQIKTGSMSRSDRVAKYNQLIRIEEALGEKAPYNGRKEIKGQA from the coding sequence ATGTCCAAAATCGTTAAAGTCATCGGTCGTGAAATCATCGACTCCCGTGGTAACCCGACTGTTGAAGCCGAAGTACACCTGGAAGGTGGTTTCGTTGGTATGGCAGCTGCGCCGTCAGGTGCTTCTACTGGTTCCCGCGAAGCGCTGGAACTGCGTGATGGCGACAAATCCCGTTTCATGGGTAAAGGCGTAACCAAAGCGGTTGCTGCGGTTAACGGCCCGATCGCTCAGGCTGTTCTTGGCAAAGATGCCAAAGATCAGGCAGGCATCGACAAGATCATGATCGATCTGGACGGTACTGAAAACAAATCTAACTTCGGTGCAAACGCCATCCTGGCGGTGTCTCTGGCTAACGCCAAAGCTGCTGCTGCCGCGAAAGGCCTGCCGCTGTACGCGCACATCGCTGAACTGAACGGCACCCCGGGCAAATACTCTATGCCGGTTCCCATGATGAACATCATCAACGGTGGTGAGCACGCTGATAACAACGTCGACATCCAGGAATTTATGATTCAGCCAGTTGGCGCTAAATCCCTGAAAGAAGCCGTACGTATGGGTTCTGAAGTGTTCCACAACCTGGCTAAAGTGCTGAAAGCGAAAGGCATGAACACGGCTGTTGGTGACGAAGGCGGCTATGCGCCGAACCTGGGTTCTAACGCAGAAGCACTGGCAGTTATCGCTGAAGCAGTTAAAGCGGCTGGCTACGAGCTGGGTAAAGACATCACCCTTGCGATGGACTGTGCAGCATCTGAATTCTACAAAGACGGTAAATACGTTCTGGCTGGCGAAGGCAACAAAGCGTTCACCTCCGAAGAATTCACTCACTTCCTGGAAGAGCTGACCAAACAGTATCCGATCGTTTCTATCGAAGACGGTCTGGACGAATCTGACTGGACTGGCTTCGCATACCAGACCAAAGTGCTGGGCGACAAAATCCAGCTGGTTGGTGACGATCTGTTCGTAACCAACACCAAGATCCTGAAAGAAGGCATCGAAAAAGGCATCGTTAACTCCATCCTGATCAAATTCAACCAGATCGGTTCTCTGACCGAAACTCTGGCTGCGATCAAAATGGCGAAAGACGCTGGCTATACCGCTGTCATCTCTCACCGTTCTGGCGAAACTGAAGACGCTACCATCGCTGACCTGGCTGTGGGTACCGCTGCAGGCCAGATCAAAACCGGTTCTATGAGCCGTTCTGACCGCGTTGCTAAATACAACCAGCTGATTCGTATCGAAGAAGCGCTGGGCGAAAAAGCACCGTACAACGGTCGTAAAGAGATCAAAGGCCAGGCGTAA
- the queD gene encoding 6-carboxytetrahydropterin synthase QueD — protein MSTTLFKDFTFEAAHHLPHVPQGHKCGRLHGHSFMVRLEITGEVDPHTGWIIDFAELKAAFKPTYDRLDHYYLNDIPGLENPTSEVLAKWIWDQVKPALPLLSAVMVKETCTAGCVYRGE, from the coding sequence ATGTCCACCACGTTGTTTAAAGATTTCACCTTTGAAGCCGCTCACCATCTGCCGCACGTTCCGCAAGGCCATAAATGCGGCCGCCTGCACGGACACTCCTTTATGGTGCGTCTTGAAATCACCGGTGAAGTCGATCCGCATACCGGCTGGATTATCGATTTCGCCGAACTGAAAGCGGCATTTAAGCCGACTTACGATCGTCTGGATCACTACTATCTGAATGATATTCCAGGGCTGGAGAATCCCACCAGTGAAGTGCTGGCGAAGTGGATTTGGGATCAGGTTAAACCGGCGCTTCCACTGCTGAGCGCGGTGATGGTGAAGGAAACCTGCACCGCGGGCTGCGTGTATCGCGGTGAGTGA
- the cysI gene encoding assimilatory sulfite reductase (NADPH) hemoprotein subunit, translating to MSEKHPGPLVVEGKLVDAERMKLESNYLRGTIAEDLNDGLTGGFKGDNFLLIRFHGMYQQDDRDIRAERAEQKLEPRHAMLLRCRLPGGVITTQQWQAIDKFAGENTIYGSIRLTNRQTFQFHGILKKNVKPVHQMLHSVGLDALATANDMNRNVLCTSNPYESQLHAEAYEWAKKISEHLLPRTRAYAEIWLDQEKVATTDEEPILGQTYLPRKFKTTVVIPPQNDIDLHANDMNFVAVAENGKLVGFNLLVGGGLSIEHGNKKTYARTASEFGYLPLEHTLAVAEAVVTTQRDWGNRTDRKNAKTKYTLERVGVETFKAEVERRAGITFEPIRPYEFTGRGDRIGWVKGIDNKWHLTLFIENGRILDYPGRPLKTGLLEIAKIHKGEFRITANQNLIIAGVPDSQKAKIEKLAREHGLMNAVKPQRENSMACVSFPTCPLAMAEAERFLPSFTDKVEAVLEKHSIPDEHIVMRVTGCPNGCGRAMLAELGLVGKAPGRYNLHLGGNRIGTRIPRMYRENITEPEILDTIDELVGRWAKEREAGEGFGDFTVRAGIIRPVLDPARDLWE from the coding sequence ATGAGCGAAAAACATCCAGGCCCACTGGTGGTCGAAGGTAAACTGGTTGATGCCGAGCGCATGAAGCTCGAAAGCAACTACCTGCGCGGCACCATTGCCGAAGATTTAAATGATGGTCTGACCGGCGGCTTTAAAGGCGACAACTTCCTGCTGATCCGCTTTCACGGCATGTATCAGCAGGACGATCGTGATATCCGCGCCGAGCGTGCGGAGCAGAAGCTGGAGCCGCGTCATGCGATGCTGCTGCGCTGCCGTCTGCCGGGTGGGGTGATCACCACTCAACAGTGGCAGGCGATAGATAAGTTTGCGGGCGAGAATACGATTTACGGCAGTATCCGCCTGACGAACCGTCAGACGTTCCAGTTCCACGGCATCCTGAAAAAGAACGTGAAGCCGGTACACCAGATGCTGCATTCAGTTGGGCTGGACGCGCTGGCGACCGCCAACGACATGAACCGTAACGTGCTGTGTACGTCGAACCCGTATGAATCTCAGCTTCATGCCGAAGCCTACGAGTGGGCGAAGAAGATCTCCGAACATCTGCTGCCGCGCACCCGTGCCTATGCGGAGATCTGGCTCGATCAGGAGAAAGTCGCTACGACCGATGAGGAACCGATCCTCGGCCAGACCTATCTGCCGCGTAAGTTCAAAACCACGGTCGTGATCCCGCCGCAGAACGATATCGATCTGCACGCCAACGACATGAACTTCGTCGCGGTTGCAGAGAACGGCAAACTGGTGGGCTTCAACCTGCTGGTCGGCGGCGGTTTGTCCATTGAGCACGGTAATAAAAAAACCTATGCTCGTACCGCGAGCGAGTTTGGCTACCTGCCGCTGGAGCATACCCTGGCGGTGGCGGAAGCCGTGGTGACAACCCAGCGCGACTGGGGCAACCGTACCGATCGTAAAAACGCGAAAACCAAATATACCCTGGAGCGCGTCGGCGTCGAGACCTTTAAAGCGGAAGTGGAACGCCGGGCGGGCATTACATTTGAGCCGATCCGTCCGTACGAATTCACTGGTCGCGGCGATCGCATCGGCTGGGTAAAAGGCATCGACAATAAATGGCATCTGACGCTGTTTATTGAGAACGGACGTATTCTTGATTATCCGGGACGTCCGCTGAAAACCGGGCTGCTGGAGATCGCGAAGATCCATAAAGGCGAATTCCGCATTACCGCTAATCAGAACCTGATTATTGCCGGTGTGCCGGATAGCCAGAAGGCAAAAATCGAGAAGCTGGCCCGCGAACATGGCCTGATGAATGCCGTGAAGCCGCAGCGCGAGAACTCCATGGCCTGCGTGTCGTTCCCGACCTGCCCACTGGCGATGGCCGAAGCCGAGCGCTTTCTGCCGTCGTTCACGGATAAAGTGGAAGCCGTACTGGAGAAGCACAGTATCCCGGATGAGCATATCGTGATGCGCGTTACCGGCTGTCCAAACGGCTGTGGGCGAGCAATGCTGGCCGAACTGGGGCTGGTAGGCAAAGCACCGGGACGCTACAACCTGCACCTTGGCGGCAACCGCATCGGGACACGGATCCCGCGGATGTATCGTGAAAATATTACCGAACCTGAAATTCTCGACACGATTGACGAGTTAGTCGGGCGCTGGGCGAAAGAGCGCGAAGCGGGTGAAGGCTTCGGCGACTTTACGGTGCGTGCGGGCATCATTCGCCCGGTGCTCGATCCCGCAAGGGATCTCTGGGAGTAA
- the queE gene encoding 7-carboxy-7-deazaguanine synthase QueE: protein MQYPINEMFQTLQGEGYFTGVPAIFIRLQGCPVGCAWCDTKHTWDKLADREVSLYSILAKTKESDKWGAASSEDLLAIIERQGYTARHVVITGGEPCIHDLLPLTMLLEKNGFSCQIETSGTHEIRCTPNTWVTVSPKVNMRGGYDVLEQALQRADEIKHPVGRVRDIEALDELLAVLQDDKPRVIALQPISQKEDATRLCIETCIARNWRLSMQTHKYLNIA, encoded by the coding sequence ATGCAGTACCCGATAAATGAGATGTTCCAGACCCTCCAGGGCGAAGGTTACTTTACCGGCGTTCCCGCCATTTTTATTCGATTACAGGGATGCCCGGTAGGCTGCGCCTGGTGCGACACGAAACACACCTGGGATAAGCTTGCGGATCGGGAAGTCTCGCTTTACAGCATCCTGGCGAAAACCAAAGAGAGCGACAAGTGGGGCGCGGCCAGCAGTGAAGATCTGCTGGCCATCATTGAACGCCAGGGCTATACCGCTCGTCACGTGGTGATCACTGGCGGTGAGCCGTGCATCCACGACCTGCTTCCCCTGACGATGCTGCTGGAGAAAAACGGCTTTAGCTGCCAGATTGAAACCAGCGGCACCCATGAAATCCGCTGTACGCCGAATACCTGGGTGACGGTATCACCGAAGGTAAACATGCGCGGTGGTTACGATGTCCTGGAGCAGGCGCTCCAGCGCGCGGACGAAATTAAACACCCGGTCGGCCGCGTGCGGGATATCGAAGCGCTGGATGAACTGCTTGCCGTTCTGCAGGATGATAAACCGCGTGTGATTGCGCTTCAGCCGATCAGCCAGAAAGAAGATGCTACGCGCTTGTGTATTGAGACCTGTATTGCCCGCAACTGGCGGCTTTCAATGCAAACGCATAAGTATTTGAATATTGCCTGA